The following coding sequences are from one Triticum dicoccoides isolate Atlit2015 ecotype Zavitan chromosome 4A, WEW_v2.0, whole genome shotgun sequence window:
- the LOC119289968 gene encoding probable carbohydrate esterase At4g34215, translating into MEPAAAATTLWRARALPILLAMLAAAVAVSARGGAERAPTLVFILAGQSNMGGRGGATSGNRWDGVVPPECAPSPRTLRLSPSLRWEEAREPLHAGVDAGNVVGVGPGMPFAHALLRSPACPRGAVVGLVPCAQGGTPIANWSRGSEMYERMVTRARVAGAGTGRVAALLWFQGEADTLRREDALAYAGRMEAFVRDVRRDLALPNLLVIQVGIATAQWQGNKQGKWLDLVRKQQRAVRVANLKYVDAMGLPLANDITHLTTQAQVRLGKMLADAYISTL; encoded by the exons ATGGagccagcggcggcggcgacgacgctcTGGAGAGCGCGAGCGCTACCCATCCTGCTGGCCATGCTGGCGGCGGCCGTGGCCGTGAGCGCGCGCGGGGGCGCGGAGAGGGCGCCCACGCTGGTGTTCATCCTGGCGGGGCAGTCCAACATGGGGGGCCGGGGCGGCGCCACGTCGGGGAACCGCTGGGACGGCGTGGTGCCGCCGGAGTGCGCGCCGTCCCCGCGCACGCTCCGCCTCTCCCCGTCCCTCCGCTGGGAGGAGGCCCGCGAGCCGCTGCACGCCGGCGTGGACGCCGGCAACGTGGTGGGCGTGGGCCCCGGGATGCCGTTCGCGCACGCGCTGCTGCGCTCCCCGGCCTGCCCGCGCGGCGCCGTCGTGGGCCTCGTCCCCTGCGCGCAGGGCGGCACCCCCATCGCCAACTGGTCCCGCGGCTCCGAGATGTACGAGCGCATGGTGACCCGCGCCCGCGTCGCCGGCGCCGGGACGGGGAGGGTCGCCGCGCTGCTGTGGTTCCAGGGCGAGGCCGACACCCTGCGGCGCGAGGACGCGCTGGCCTACGCCGGCAGGATGGAGGCGTTCGTCCGGGACGTCCGCCGCGACCTCGCCCTGCCCAACCTCCTCGTCATCCAG GTTGGGATCGCGACGGCGCAGTGGCAGGGGAATAAGCAGGGGAAGTGGCTGGATCTGGTGCGGAAGCAGCAGAGGGCGGTGCGGGTGGCGAACCTCAAGTACGTGGACGCCATGGGTCTCCCCCTCGCCAACGACATCACGCACCTCACCACGCAGGCCCAGGTCCGGCTCGGCAAGATGCTCGCCGACGCATACATATCTACGCTCTGA